In Streptococcus dysgalactiae subsp. dysgalactiae, the following are encoded in one genomic region:
- a CDS encoding protein kinase domain-containing protein: MISVNNNAKLLNGIVSIERDYISYFGKEFAIDYEHLYKESFDDRLSQLCSSLHHQLVEALRILNDSINGGKHFWADPSRDLIKAISLSNRFVNNLKNSGENIVIVEYYDKVLKKCNDFLSSSGGSSVPDNMMEVEIYYELPIFETSAVVQLPNNSLQKFQLKPVGNGSYASVFSYFDENYNKFFALKRASKTIAPKDLERFYLEFDTMKKLNSPYILEVYSIDKKKNEYVMEYADATLLKYITTHNQKLTFEEILKFGYF; the protein is encoded by the coding sequence TTGATTTCTGTAAATAACAATGCAAAACTATTGAATGGTATAGTGAGTATTGAAAGAGATTATATTAGTTACTTTGGGAAAGAGTTTGCTATTGATTATGAACATCTTTATAAAGAGAGTTTTGATGACAGGCTGAGTCAGTTATGTTCTAGTTTACACCATCAGTTAGTGGAGGCATTAAGAATATTAAATGATAGTATAAATGGAGGGAAACATTTCTGGGCTGACCCAAGTAGAGATTTGATAAAAGCTATTTCGTTATCCAACAGATTTGTTAATAATCTTAAAAATTCTGGGGAGAATATCGTTATAGTCGAATACTATGATAAAGTACTGAAAAAATGCAATGACTTTCTATCATCATCTGGTGGAAGTTCAGTACCGGACAATATGATGGAAGTTGAAATATATTATGAGCTCCCTATTTTTGAAACATCTGCTGTAGTTCAATTACCTAATAATTCCTTACAAAAGTTTCAATTGAAACCAGTTGGTAATGGGTCTTATGCATCTGTTTTTAGTTATTTTGATGAAAACTATAATAAATTTTTTGCATTAAAACGAGCTAGTAAAACTATTGCGCCTAAAGACTTAGAAAGATTCTATTTAGAATTTGATACGATGAAAAAGTTAAATTCGCCGTATATACTAGAAGTCTATTCTATTGATAAAAAGAAAAATGAGTATGTAATGGAATATGCCGATGCTACTCTTTTAAAATACATTACCACTCACAATCAAAAACTGACTTTTGAAGAGATTTTGAAGTTTGGTTATTTTTAG
- a CDS encoding type II toxin-antitoxin system RelE/ParE family toxin, translating to MVSDNKTHSLIIPETVQEQLQEIKSYVETTYFSEQAGANTVNNILYGLERLEFFPEAGFNADDRVGETIYPPHNTRCIVLGDYLAFYHILEDRKVVFVSDIIHSKQDYIRLFKKK from the coding sequence TTGGTATCTGATAATAAAACCCATAGCCTTATTATCCCCGAAACCGTACAAGAACAATTACAGGAGATAAAAAGCTATGTTGAAACTACTTACTTTTCGGAGCAGGCAGGGGCTAACACCGTCAACAATATTCTTTACGGGCTAGAACGTCTTGAATTTTTCCCAGAAGCAGGATTTAACGCAGATGACAGAGTAGGAGAAACTATTTACCCGCCACATAATACCCGTTGCATTGTTTTAGGGGACTACCTAGCTTTTTATCACATTTTAGAAGACAGAAAAGTCGTTTTTGTATCTGACATTATCCATAGCAAACAAGACTATATCAGACTGTTTAAGAAAAAATAA
- a CDS encoding type II toxin-antitoxin system RelB/DinJ family antitoxin has translation MHVLEKNTQVNFKTNSELLEKAKAIIAAQNLDMTASFNLFLENIVQNKALPFETDTDRERTELLAGLRAEIAKSFDDLEHGRVYNASEVRANLGI, from the coding sequence ATGCACGTTTTAGAAAAAAATACACAAGTCAATTTTAAAACCAATAGCGAATTATTAGAGAAAGCTAAAGCTATTATCGCAGCCCAAAACCTTGACATGACAGCTAGCTTTAATTTGTTTTTAGAAAACATTGTACAAAATAAAGCCTTACCTTTTGAGACTGACACCGATAGAGAACGAACTGAACTACTTGCAGGTTTACGTGCTGAAATTGCTAAAAGTTTTGACGATTTAGAGCATGGGCGGGTATACAACGCTAGTGAAGTGAGGGCTAACCTTGGTATCTGA
- a CDS encoding ArpU family phage packaging/lysis transcriptional regulator, translating into MSKKNAIRKLKEFHRWQRIANSLGLSYNERYQFDIEYHPTRRKHLEISRECALEELDAIKFAINQLSKIEYRQILIECYLISEKKPQQDIIAELNRSQSWYYEIKKRALLEFAQSYRNGVLITTA; encoded by the coding sequence ATGAGCAAGAAGAACGCTATTCGTAAACTAAAAGAGTTTCATAGATGGCAACGTATAGCCAATAGCCTTGGTTTAAGCTATAACGAGCGTTACCAGTTTGATATAGAATATCATCCCACGCGCAGAAAACACCTTGAAATAAGCCGAGAATGCGCTCTAGAGGAACTAGACGCTATCAAGTTTGCCATTAACCAACTGTCTAAAATAGAATACAGACAAATACTGATTGAGTGTTACTTAATCAGTGAGAAAAAACCTCAGCAAGACATCATAGCAGAACTTAACAGAAGTCAAAGCTGGTACTACGAGATTAAGAAAAGAGCCTTGCTTGAATTCGCCCAGAGTTATAGAAATGGTGTGTTAATAACAACAGCATAG
- a CDS encoding DUF1492 domain-containing protein: MGAKEQLKELKPLFALITLFEEQRDKDIKLMNAFRNPELLNGIEKGTAKQLLYLANERDKRLAMIAALQDERQIAVVKARYVDGISWDEIPDKLGYSRNTVFKLHREALEVLDEQEERYS, from the coding sequence ATGGGTGCTAAAGAACAACTTAAAGAATTGAAACCACTTTTCGCTTTAATAACCTTATTTGAGGAACAACGAGACAAGGACATCAAGCTGATGAATGCTTTTCGTAATCCTGAGTTACTAAATGGCATTGAAAAAGGTACAGCTAAACAACTCTTATATTTAGCTAATGAACGTGATAAGAGACTAGCCATGATTGCCGCATTGCAAGATGAGAGACAGATAGCGGTTGTTAAGGCTAGATACGTGGATGGTATATCATGGGATGAGATACCTGATAAACTAGGTTATTCAAGGAATACCGTTTTTAAATTACATAGAGAAGCTTTAGAGGTATTAGATGAGCAAGAAGAACGCTATTCGTAA
- a CDS encoding DnaD domain protein, with protein sequence MEIEIESKKEKEIESKKEKEIEIESKQKKEIYIDNFDISQKLEKSENYSDYLSDDFLINSDAETFIKGLTQYYFKRQPDPYEINTIKKRLTATDRELIHIAYQQAESNNANDLGYIVAILNSWEKLGIKKLEDWENHEKERENLTDDDNILPF encoded by the coding sequence ATAGAGATAGAGATAGAGTCAAAAAAAGAAAAAGAGATAGAGTCAAAGAAAGAAAAAGAGATAGAGATAGAGTCAAAACAAAAGAAAGAAATATATATTGACAATTTTGACATTTCTCAAAAACTAGAAAAATCTGAAAATTATTCTGATTACTTAAGCGATGACTTTCTGATTAACTCTGATGCTGAAACTTTTATCAAAGGACTTACTCAATATTATTTTAAGAGACAACCAGACCCCTATGAAATAAATACTATTAAGAAAAGACTAACTGCTACCGATAGAGAACTCATACATATTGCCTACCAACAAGCAGAGTCAAACAATGCTAATGATTTAGGATATATTGTTGCTATTTTAAACAGTTGGGAAAAACTAGGTATTAAAAAATTAGAGGATTGGGAAAACCACGAAAAAGAAAGAGAGAATTTAACCGATGATGATAACATTCTACCTTTTTAA